GGAACATGCGTTTGACCTGATGATGACGACCTTCGTAAATACTGAGCAGGGCCTGACAGGGACCGAGAAGTTGCAGTGCAGCCGGGCGGGTATACAGGTTTTCCCGGGCCAGAAAGATACCATCAGCAAAGCGGGCTGCCGCCTCGGGTGAGATGGGTTCGCTGGTGGTTACCCGGTACACCTTGGCCAGGTCCGAGCCGGGGGCTGTCAGCCGGCGTGACCATAGACCGTCGTTGGTCAGCAACAGCAAGCCGGTGGTGCTGCGGTCAAGGCGACCGGCCAGGTGCAGGTGTTCACGCAGTTCGGCAGGCATCAATTCCAGTACGGTCGGGTGTTGCGGGTCCTGAGTGGCACTGAGGTAGCCGGCGGGTTTGTGCAGCATCAGGTAATAGCCGGGTTTTGCCACTTGCAGGCAATCGTGGTCAAGGGTGACCTGCATAAAGGAGCTGATGGCCTTCAGGCCATCGCGGCAGATCTGATCATCTACCCGTACCCGGCCTTGATGCAACAGGTCGCGTGCGGTCTGTCGACTGATGCCATTCTGGTTGCTGAGGAGTCTGTCCAGACGCATGGGATAAGCTTTTCTCCCGGTTTCAGTGCGGTTGCACCCTTGCTGACAACTGATCGGTCAACAATGCCCTCAACCGCCAGGGGGCGCAACTCACTGCAGTGCAGGTTGGCTGCCTGCGGGCAGCCTCAGCGGCCGGATTGATCAATGCGCATGGCACTGTCGCGCGATAGTGCCATGTCGAGTCTTGTTTGTCGCCGCCCCTTTGGACGGTCGACAGTTGAATACTCAAGGTTCAGGCCGCTGCCTCGGCATGTTTGCTGCGCAGCTGGCGCGCGGCGGTGACCATCGCCTGCAAAGCCGCGCGGGTTTCCGGCCAGTTGCGGGTTTTCAGACCACAGTCGGGGTTGACCCACAGGCGCTCCAACGGAATAACCCGCTGTGCCTTGTTCAGCAGCTTGACCATGTCGGCTTGCGATGGCACCCGAGGTGAATGGATGTCATACACGCCCGGACCGATGGCATTGGGGTAGGCGAAATCGGCAAAGGCATCCAGTAGCTGCATATCCGAGCGCGAGGTTTCAATGGTGATCACATCCGCATCCATGGCAGCAATGGCATCCAGCGTATCGTTGAATTCGCTATAGCACATGTGCGTATGGATCTGGGTGCGGTCATCGACCCCGCTGGCGCTGAGACGAAAAGCGCGCGCAGCCCAGTCCAGGTAATGCGGCTGGGCTGTGCGTCTTAGCGGCAGGCCTTCACGAAACGCAGGTTCGTCAATCTGGATAATGCCGATGCCGGCCGCCTCCAGATCAACCACCTCATCACGCACTGCCAGCGCCAATTGCAGGGCACTGGTTTCGCGGCTGACATCCTCGCGAGGGAAGGACCACATCAGCAGGGTCACCGGGCCGGTGAGCATACCCTTGACCGGTTTCCCGCTCAGGCTTTGTGCATAGCGTGTCCATGCGACCGTCATCGCTTGCGGACGGCTGACGTCGCCAACGATGATCGGTGGTTTTACGCAGCGTGAACCATAGCTTTGAACCCAGCCAAAGCGGGTAAAGGCATAGCCCTCGAGTTGCTCCCCAAAGTATTCGACCATGTCGTTGCGCTCGGCTTCGCCGTGCACCAGTACGTCCAGCCCGAGTGTTTCCTGCTCGGCGATGACCTGAGCTATCTCGGCACGCATGGCGTTGTTGTAACTGGCATCATCCAGTTTGCCCTGGCGCCAGGCTTTGCGCTGTTGGCGAATATGGCTGGTCTGTGGAAAAGAGCCAATGGTCGTGGTGGGTAATAGCGGCAATTGCAGCTTTTCCTGCTGCAGGGCAGCCCGTTCGGTGAACGGCGTTGCCCGTACACTGTGTTCTGGCGTCAGTGCTTGCAGGCGTTTAGCAACGGTGGAATTGTGCACCCGGGCTGATGTTGTACGGGCTTGCTGTACCGCGACCGAATCAGCCAAAGCTTGCTGCACATCCGAGCGATCCGGCGTACGCAGGGCCTGGGCGAGCAGGGTGACTTCCTGCAGCTTCTGTTCGGCAAAGGCCAGCCAGCTACGCAGTTCCGCATCCAGCTCGCTCTCGCGGCCAAGATTCACCGGGCTGTGCAGCAACGAGCAACTGGGTGCTACCCATAGCTGCTCACAGCGTTCGGCAGCTGACGTCAACAGCTGGAGCGCGTGTTCAAGATCACAGCGCCAGACATTCCGGCCGTTGACCACGCCCAGGGACAGGACCTTGTATGCAGGTAAACGATCGAGCAGCAATGGCAACTGCTCGGGCGCGCGCACCAGGTCGGCATGCAGACCAGCCACCGGCAAGCTGCAAGCCAGGCCGAGGTTGTCGTCGAGGCTGTCAAAATAGGTGGCCAACAGTAGCTTGACTGGCGCCCGTTGCAGTTGGCTGTAACTGCTTTCAAAGGCGGCTTTCCAGTCGCTGGGCAGGTCCAGTGCCAGAATCGGTTCATCGATCTGCACCCAGTCGATACCCTGTTCAGCCAGGCGCTGCAGAATACTCTGATATACCGGCAGCAAGCGCTCCAGCAGTTGCAAACGATCAAAGTCGGCGCCCTTGATCTTGCCCAGCCAGAGCCAGGTCAGCGGTCCGATCACTACCGGTTTGACCCGGTAGCCAAGAGCCTGCGCCTCGGCGACCTCGTCGAACAATTGTGTCCATTGCAGGCTGAAGGTCTGTTCGATGTGCAGTTCCGGCACCAGATAGTGGTAGTTGGTATCAAACCACTTGGTCATCTCGCAGGCGAAGGTGCCTTCCTTGTGCGGATGCGTGCCACGGGC
This sequence is a window from Halopseudomonas salegens. Protein-coding genes within it:
- the metE gene encoding 5-methyltetrahydropteroyltriglutamate--homocysteine S-methyltransferase; translated protein: MIIAHNLGFPRIGRDRELKFALEDYWGGKLERSALEDCGRTLRHEHWQQQAEAGLDLLPVGDFHWYDQVLTQSLMLGAIPERFADAGEPDLDTLFHLARGTHPHKEGTFACEMTKWFDTNYHYLVPELHIEQTFSLQWTQLFDEVAEAQALGYRVKPVVIGPLTWLWLGKIKGADFDRLQLLERLLPVYQSILQRLAEQGIDWVQIDEPILALDLPSDWKAAFESSYSQLQRAPVKLLLATYFDSLDDNLGLACSLPVAGLHADLVRAPEQLPLLLDRLPAYKVLSLGVVNGRNVWRCDLEHALQLLTSAAERCEQLWVAPSCSLLHSPVNLGRESELDAELRSWLAFAEQKLQEVTLLAQALRTPDRSDVQQALADSVAVQQARTTSARVHNSTVAKRLQALTPEHSVRATPFTERAALQQEKLQLPLLPTTTIGSFPQTSHIRQQRKAWRQGKLDDASYNNAMRAEIAQVIAEQETLGLDVLVHGEAERNDMVEYFGEQLEGYAFTRFGWVQSYGSRCVKPPIIVGDVSRPQAMTVAWTRYAQSLSGKPVKGMLTGPVTLLMWSFPREDVSRETSALQLALAVRDEVVDLEAAGIGIIQIDEPAFREGLPLRRTAQPHYLDWAARAFRLSASGVDDRTQIHTHMCYSEFNDTLDAIAAMDADVITIETSRSDMQLLDAFADFAYPNAIGPGVYDIHSPRVPSQADMVKLLNKAQRVIPLERLWVNPDCGLKTRNWPETRAALQAMVTAARQLRSKHAEAAA
- a CDS encoding pseudouridine synthase, producing the protein MRLDRLLSNQNGISRQTARDLLHQGRVRVDDQICRDGLKAISSFMQVTLDHDCLQVAKPGYYLMLHKPAGYLSATQDPQHPTVLELMPAELREHLHLAGRLDRSTTGLLLLTNDGLWSRRLTAPGSDLAKVYRVTTSEPISPEAAARFADGIFLARENLYTRPAALQLLGPCQALLSIYEGRHHQVKRMFHAVGNRVCALHRERMGPLQLDPALAPGDFRPLSSREIHAVQDPT